The DNA segment AACAGCGGGAATATTACTGCCGGTTTTCCTGCTCGTTCTCGGCGTGGCTATGGCCTATTCCTCAATCGAGAGCGGGAGCTATCGGAGGGTCATCGTTGCGGTCGAGGTTCCTCCATTGAACGGCGAGGTAGTGATAGAGACGCCAGATGGGAGCAGGATCATGCCCCTGAGCCGTTCTTCAGCGTTCGAGTGGGATACGCTGAGGCTGGAGGCCGAGCTTAAGAGGAGGCCTAAACGGGTCGTCCTGAGGGCAGGAGACAGAAGCGAGCTCCTAACCCCCCTCATAGAGAGTGCTGACGGCGAGACGCTCTTCCTGCTCTACCGAAAGAAGGGAGGAGAAGGTTAATATATTACGCCAACCAAAAACAGGAGGGGGATGGAGATGGGAGATGAGTTGCCGAAAGCGGTGAATAAAGTTCTCGAACCGGGCGAGAAGGTCCTTTTCTCTGTAAAGAAAAAGATAAGCCTCGAAAAGCCGAAGTGGGTTCTCGTGACGGATAGGAGGATAATCTACCTCGACGAAAAAATCCTGGGCAGGTACGATATAAAGGCCATACCGTACCAGAAGCTTGAGGAGGTCACCGTTGAGCTGGGCATCATCTCCTCGGAGTTCCTCATAAAGGGCGAGGAGGACATAAGGCTCAAGCTCGGCTGGATGAACAAGGAGCAGGCGAGAAAGACGATAAACGCCATAAAGGACGCCCTCAACGCGATAGCCATCGAGCCGGTAACGATAGAGGTCAAGAAGGGTCTGACCCACGAGACGTGGGTTCTGAAGAAGCCAAAGGAACTCGTGAGCAGGGTCGTCCCGGGAGGAACCCCAGTCCAGCAAGCGCCCCCTGTGGAGAAGGAGGAAGACCCGCTGGAAAAACTCAAGAAGCTGAAGGAGCTCTACGACATGGGTGTGATAAGCCAGGAGGAGTACGAGGAAAAGAGAAAGAAACTTTTGGAGCAGATTTAACCCCTTTTCTTCCAGATTATCAGAGCCGCCCCGAGCAGCAGGAGAGCGGCGAGGAGGTAGGGCAGGGGATTTTCCCCGATGGGCCCCTGAACTACCGTCGTTGTTGGCATCGCTGGAGCGGTTTCGGTGGCATGGGGTTCCTCCCTCAGAACCACCACCGTTGAGTTCACGAAGCCGTAGAGCTTCACCCCAAGGGGCCTGAGCTCACCCCAGTAGGGGCCCTCGTAGAGCTCCACGGAGAAAGATGCCCCTTTAGGGAGGGGAGCCACCGTGAAGTAATAGCCCGTTGAGGACTTGAGGAGGGGCCTCGGCTCGGCAAGCTCTGATAGGTTGCCTTTAATCCAGAGGTTTGCCCTGGAGAGGTTCACGAGACTGGCGTTGAGTGCTATTAATGCCGGAACGCCATTTCCCGAATAGTAGCGGAGCTTAGCAACGTTACTGACCTTTCCGCCGGTTTCAACTACCACGTCAAGCCAGGCCTTTCCGGTTTTTGTTGATGGAACCTCAACCAGTATCTCTGTTGAGTTCCAGGAGAGAACCCTCGCTTCAACGCCGCCGATGGTAACCCTCCCACCGCTTCCAAAGCCGGCCCCGGCTATGAGGATTTCCTGGCCGGGTCTTGCGGTGTAGGGGGTTAAGGAACCTATTAAAGGCCCTTCCTGCTCGCGCTCAATGTGGAAGACGTAGAAGCTGTTTCTCGGCAGTTCTACCGTCGCTTTGCCGTTCTCAACCACCATCTCTGCTCCGTAGAGGACATCAGCGTAAGTTCCATCGGGCCAGTCGAGGTTGATGCTGAGCTCTGCCGGCGAGCCCTTGTTCATCACAACCAGAAGTCTGTGCGCTCCAAAGGTTCTCTCAAAGGCCCAGACCGAGTAGTTGGCGTAAACCGTTCTGAAGTCTCCGAAAGCCAAAGCGTCATTGGTCTTTCTGAGCTTAGCTAAAGTTCTGATTATTCTTGCCGCCTCGGTGGTGTTGTTGAAGACCATCATGGGCCTGTTGTAGGGGTCGCCCTTTCCGTCCCTGCTCACAAGGTAGCTCTCGTCGCCGTAGTAGATGACGGGAATACCCGGCAGGGTCATCGTCAGCGCCAGGGCCATGTGGAAGCGCTCTACGGCGTCTTCCCTCCTCGCTCCATTGAGGAAGCGGATTAAGTCATGGCTGTCGAGGAAGTTTAACTGCTTGTTCGGATAGAGGAAACGGGAGTAGTAGTCCCCAAGCTGGGCCGAGAGAGTCTCAAGGCTTCCGACGAAGCCAAAGGTTTTCACTATATCCGCCCTTATAGGTATGTTCAGAACCGGCGAGACGTTGGAGTAGCGGTAGAACTCGTATAAATCGTCGCTCTTCCCGGGCGATGGTGTGTAGTACTCCCCGTAGATGAAGAGGGGCCTTTCCGAGTACAGGCGGAGGTAAAAGCTTTCAAGCCAGCCAAGCTCCATGTGCTTGACCGCGTCGATTCTAAGGCCGCAGGCACCGTTCTCGATGAAAAGTCTCGCTCCCTCCGTGAGGTAGGAATCCACCCACGGATTGAGCTGGTTGAAGTCAGCTAAGCCGTAGAGGTTGGCGTATTTCAGCTGTATTCCCGACCAGATAAAGATGTTGCCGTTGTGGTGGTAGACCTCTTCCCTTATGCCCGTTATCGGGTTCACGCTCGCGTTCTTCGTGTCCTCAAAGTAGTCAGTGATTTTGGTCCCGTTGTCGTACAGGGAACCGAACTCACCGTCCATTGCCGGATTGGAGTGGTTGGGGACGTAATCAACGATTATACAAATCCCCCTCTTTTTGGCCTCCTCTACCAGCTTAAGGAAGTCCTTCCAGGTTCCGAAGTGCTCCTCTATGCGTTTGTAATCCCTCGTCCAGTAGCCGTGGTATGGAGCGGAGCCATGTGCCATCTTGTTGATGTTGT comes from the Thermococcus thioreducens genome and includes:
- a CDS encoding alpha-amylase family glycosyl hydrolase, whose amino-acid sequence is MRLVKVIFIVLLLAFPAVGAYPVPERGVVYQVMVDRFYDGNQSNNGPFYDPEHRNYRLYWGGDLEGLTENLDYIASLGVSMIWVSPLNDNINKMAHGSAPYHGYWTRDYKRIEEHFGTWKDFLKLVEEAKKRGICIIVDYVPNHSNPAMDGEFGSLYDNGTKITDYFEDTKNASVNPITGIREEVYHHNGNIFIWSGIQLKYANLYGLADFNQLNPWVDSYLTEGARLFIENGACGLRIDAVKHMELGWLESFYLRLYSERPLFIYGEYYTPSPGKSDDLYEFYRYSNVSPVLNIPIRADIVKTFGFVGSLETLSAQLGDYYSRFLYPNKQLNFLDSHDLIRFLNGARREDAVERFHMALALTMTLPGIPVIYYGDESYLVSRDGKGDPYNRPMMVFNNTTEAARIIRTLAKLRKTNDALAFGDFRTVYANYSVWAFERTFGAHRLLVVMNKGSPAELSINLDWPDGTYADVLYGAEMVVENGKATVELPRNSFYVFHIEREQEGPLIGSLTPYTARPGQEILIAGAGFGSGGRVTIGGVEARVLSWNSTEILVEVPSTKTGKAWLDVVVETGGKVSNVAKLRYYSGNGVPALIALNASLVNLSRANLWIKGNLSELAEPRPLLKSSTGYYFTVAPLPKGASFSVELYEGPYWGELRPLGVKLYGFVNSTVVVLREEPHATETAPAMPTTTVVQGPIGENPLPYLLAALLLLGAALIIWKKRG
- a CDS encoding PH domain-containing protein, with protein sequence MGDELPKAVNKVLEPGEKVLFSVKKKISLEKPKWVLVTDRRIIYLDEKILGRYDIKAIPYQKLEEVTVELGIISSEFLIKGEEDIRLKLGWMNKEQARKTINAIKDALNAIAIEPVTIEVKKGLTHETWVLKKPKELVSRVVPGGTPVQQAPPVEKEEDPLEKLKKLKELYDMGVISQEEYEEKRKKLLEQI